In Synchiropus splendidus isolate RoL2022-P1 chromosome 15, RoL_Sspl_1.0, whole genome shotgun sequence, the genomic stretch GCAAGTCAAAATAGTTGCTCAAGGCGGCTGAACAAAGGAAGAATACATTTGAAGTCATCCGGCCAACCTACCTTCCAGATGACTCCAGGAGTGAAGGACAAACCTGAGGAGAGAGtccagagcagcagaagaacaAGCGCCTTCATGTTGACAGCTGACCACTCCGATGACTTCAGACAGAGGCAGGAaatcaatgacaaaaaatactGCACCAGGGAAACCAGTCATAAGCAGAAAAGGCAAGTTCTGCTTTTGCGTGAAGACAAGTCCCACCCAGTGCGTCTGTGAGCAGCCGTGTGAGGCGAGCCAGCGGCAGGGGAGATGCCCTCCTGGCTTGGGTGTGTGAACGACACTAGCTTTGGTGTGGGATGTCAGCAAAATGCGGTGCTACAGGCACTTTTGTGTCAGGAACCGGAGGCACAACAGGAAGTTGCTCAATTCACACATTCAGAAAATCTTCTTTGGTTTCTTACGGTAAATGACCACACCCACATAGGCTCACACCAGAAAAGGACGGTCAAAGCAGATTAACttaaatatgtgttttattatcaaaatgtgtccagatgaaATCCATCTTTCACGCCGCTCTGCCACTGTGGGGCGGAagtcagcgccccctgctggctcctcactcactcatctCCACTGTAGAGTAGTAAACATCTGAAACCATGACATCACAGAGATGGCTAGATCAGAGCAACATCATGATTGTTGAGTTGCTACGGTGACGCCTGAGTTGACTTCGACGCCCAGTGGATggctatgacatcatcactgacaCCTGTCTCACCTGACTCTCCTGCAGAGGCGCGCGTCATCCTTGCATCTACTAGGAAAGCAACATTTGTGGTTAGGAAACGTGAGCACAGCCATCGTGGATCTACTCCGACTCACTGGAAACGGGTTGGGCCAGGACATAAACACATGGAGAACTGGAGTCCAAATGTTTCATCTGATAATTCTGAGCCTCTGTGGGAAAACCAGAGGAAGATGTCAGAGTCGGTGGTGAGATCTGGCTGATGCAGGGCCAGCACTGTGAGCTCAGGATCCCAGACCAGGCAGGGATCCTCAGGGAGGAGCAGTGTTGGTGATGATTGAATCTAAAAAGGTCAAATACATTCTGATGGACTTCCTCACCAGAGCTGTCCACTCACCATTCGGGTTCTCGTACACCGGGGCGACgtcaggtggaggagctgcgaggagaacaaaagagatggaggatgtggTTCTCACTGTGACGTCTTTGTTGCACGAAATGTTGACTCCATAGATCATATTAGCAGGTTGTGGATGGACTTCCTCACCAGAGCTGTCCACTCACCATTCGGGTTCTCGTACACCGGGGCGACgtcaggtggaggagctgcgaggaGAACAAAACAGATGGAGGATGTGGGTCTCACTGTGACGTCTTTGTTGCACGAAATGTTGACTCCATAGATCATATTAGCAGGTTGTGGGTGGTTCTGGGACTGGGTACTGACCTCTTCTGAGTGTCCTGCAGACAACAAGTCcgatcaccagcagcagcagcaacacgccagtgacacacacactgatgatcAGAACCAGAGAGCTCTCTTCTGGATACGTCTGCTCAGCTCGGCCCAGAGGGTTCTCCGCCTGGCAGGTGAGCCGGTCGTCCTCGTGGAAGCTGACCCAGCTGGTCACCTGGAACATTCCTGATGGTTCGGTCCCAATTGGATCCTGTGACTGCTGCTTGGACTTTGAGAACCAGGTGACAGTAGGAAGTGGATTTCCCTCCACAACACACTCCAGTGACCGTCTATTTTGGGTTCTGTTCATCTCCTTCAGACTTAGGATTAGAGGCTTCTCTGGTGAGACAAGAATCAGACCGTTAGATTTGATGCCAAAACAAAAATTAGCGTCAGTGGGCACTAACATGCTGTGGACAacaaatgaaacctcaaacCAAGTGTTCAAGTTTCAAGATAAACAAGTCAAAATTCAAGTGCagctcttgtttgtgtttgagagGAGAGTCTCTCACCTCCAACTCTGAGGTCGATCTCTCTCCTGGTGTCTCCGCCGTCCTCCAGCTCCACTCTGcagaaatattttctttcatctgcCAGAGTCAAGTTTCTGATGAGGAGCGTCAGCACCCCCTGGCGAGGGTCGCCAGCCAGTGTGTACTTATATCCAGGCAAGGAACACTTGCTGACATCTGCATCTGAGGAGTTGTGGATGGAGCAGGTGAAGAACGGAGGACTTGAGGCCTTGATGGTGAGCCAAGTGACATTGATGCGGCCAGAGTAGCTGCTCTGTCTCGGGTGGgtgaaggagcaggagaggagggcGTCATCTCCTCTTGCAGCAAGGACCTTCTCGCTTACACTCATGTTTATGGGCAACCTGGAAGCTGAGGAGGAATTAAAGTGGCACTATGAAGTGAAGCCAAACTGGAGCCAAACAGGTGAAACATCGACTGAGAGGAAGCGGGTCAGCCCGAGGTCACACTTCACCGAACAAAATCAACGTTGTGGTCTGAAACTGCGCTGATCCCGCGCACATACCGATGACACAAGGCACAAGCGAGTGCCAGGTCCAGATCAACATCTCAACTAAACAGTCACGATAAGTAGAGGTTGATATCTTTCTCTTACCTGCGGCAGCAGCAGTGACCAGCAACAGAAAAGTCTGTAAcggcttcatcttcatctgagaTCTGAACGAGCCCTCGCCCGCTCAGTCAGGAAGTATTGAAGAACACGTGaccataaaaacaacaaactgacttccttttttttctgaggtGGAGGTTACACGTCATCTGTGGCCCGAATCACAGAAGATCTCTGGAGACCTCCGCCTCACTCTGAGAGGAGGAACTAACTGATGGAAACTCAGGCTCAGGAGTCACATGAttgacacacacatgaacacacgcaGTGGTGTCTCACTTGTGCAGCCATGAAGGTCCTGAGCGTCCAGAGCGTCCTGGCGCTGATTATAACCACAGGTGAGTCCTTGTCTTCCTGTCTCATCTCATTCCGCACCTTTGTTTCTTCAGTCTGAGATGCTTTCTCATCTGGTCTTTCAAATGTGTTCAGGCCTCGGCTCAGGGGACGACGGCTGGTCCATGAACGTTCAGCCAGAGGTCAGAGCCATGGAGGGGTACCCGGTGGTCCTCCCGTGCACCTTCAGCCACCCGCAGCACTCGCAGCACTCCTCCCTGCAGGTCATGTGGCGTCTGGGTCACGGCCAGGACGCCACCCTCCTGTACCGCTGCACCAGCCGCCCGGGGACGTCCGCTTGTGAGCCAGGCCCACAGCAGGACCAGCGCTACCGGCTGGAGGGGAACCCCCGAGAGCATGACCTCTCCCTGCGCATCACCAGCACCAGCCTGCAGGACAACGGCCGCTACTACTGCCGGGTGGAGGTGCAGGGGCGGGACCATGTCAGCTTTGAGGACAAGATGGGCACGAGGCTGAGAGTGGAAGGtagggcgccccctgctgggcttTTTGCTGTATTTATTAGAGTGTGGTGGATTTGGTTATTCATGTAGACTTTAATCActgatttattcacattttttttttgtagtggaACCATTATGAATAATTCTGacaaaattattataaaaaaagatTCTGTCTGACATAACTTCCTGTCTGTTTGGAAGCTCCTCCAAAGATTCTGGCCTTGACGGTGGAGGGCAGTCAGCTGAGCGGGTACAGAGCCTTGTGTCGGGTCCAGGGTTCCCCGCTGCCGGACGTCCAGTGGCTTGGCCCGGATGACTTGCTGGAAGGCTCTCCGGTGGTCCCTGTGGCCCAGGGCTCCTCAGCCCACTACCACACGGTCAGCCAGCTCAGAGACGTGGACCCGGGTCAACAGTATACCTGCAGTGCCTCCAACCCGCTGGGCAAAGAGCAGGCCATGCTGTACGTGCTGGCCCCTCAGGCCCCACACACCACGCCGGGGCTCTCAGCTGCGCTCTTGTTGATGGTGTCCCTTTGTCTGGGGTCCAAGCTCCTTCTTCTGATTGGGATGGGTGTTCTGATGCTGCAGGCTGGAGCACTGAAGGCAGCCTGGTGCTTCAGGAAGTGATCTACCAACAccacactgccacctactgtccgaATCAGCTTGGGAATTTGAGATATCAATGAGACTGCAAATGCCAAAAAGGTTCATCTTCTTATGTTGCTAAAATGAATGGAGGGCAGTAACATTGGTGCAGGCcagtgagctgcttggcagaagtCTGAAAGTTCGTTTCTTGATGGCGATGTTTGCTCACAGGTGACCCAGCATGAGGTGAGAGTTGTGACACACCCCTGGTGTAGAAATCACATCTGTAAATAAAAATCTTCAACATCTCATTTTCACTTCTCTCTGAAACCTCTTTCTGTCATAATTGTGAAATAAAACTTCTGTTTTTGAGAAAATGCATCCAAGAGCTTTAGCCTTAACTTTTAACAGCTTCACAAGcctgtgtttttcaaataataagAGAAGTGAAGTTACATGTATTTAATCGAGCTTTGTTGTTTAGTAAGAGGTCAACAAACATTGACTGAACTACATTCTAATGTAGTCCTCAAATAATGACCTAAGGTTTAGCACTAACCCTGACCTCAGCCTGGACTCATGAATGAGTTTGTGTTAGCCTCCACCTGAAGCTGAGACAAAATGGACATTGATAAATTGATGACTGGTCAAAAATTCATCACAAGGAAAAACAAGTGAAGAAAATGACGGTAGAAGAATGACAACCatctttagatttgatgataaTCAGAAACCTGGATTGAACGTGTGGAGACTCAATATGGAAGAGTCCAGCGAAGCGATCAAGTATGTGCGGCGACAGAAATGACAGAGAGGATGAATAAAACCCACAGCACAGACAGAACAGACTTGGATGTTCCATGGTGCTACATGGGAAGCAGACCTGGGCCTCTGTAGCAGACTGGGTGCATGTCCATGCAGCAGTGTTCAGTCGCCCAGTCAAAGCCTTCCTCCACATTCATGGTGACGCAGTGGCGATCGTATATCTGGCTCGGTTCTCCGTCGCTCCAGTCCATCTCAGTGAGTGGCCTCTCATTGAGCCAATAGAATTTGCCGCTCCTCAGTCGGAGTCTCATCCCAATCCACACCCACTTCAGGCTGTCGTTCTTCTCCGCTGAGATTCTACTGTGGATCTGCTGCTTGACAGCGGCATTGGGGAAGCTGGCCAACTCCAGGTCTTTGTTTTTGCAGTAGGCGACGGACTCTCGCCAGCCGCCAGGCACCAACCCAATTTCAAAAGCTTCTGGTGTCACAAGACACCCGCGTGAATCTGGAAGAACCGGGAGCATCAAAGCCATCAGGTGTCATGATCTTAGGTGAACAGTTCTTATCATTCCAGTG encodes the following:
- the siglec15l gene encoding sialic acid binding Ig-like lectin 15, like isoform X10, which translates into the protein MKMKPLQTFLLLVTAAAAASRLPINMSVSEKVLAARGDDALLSCSFTHPRQSSYSGRINVTWLTIKASSPPFFTCSIHNSSDADVSKCSLPGYKYTLAGDPRQGVLTLLIRNLTLADERKYFCRVELEDGGDTRREIDLRVGEKPLILSLKEMNRTQNRRSLECVVEGNPLPTVTWFSKSKQQSQDPIGTEPSGMFQVTSWVSFHEDDRLTCQAENPLGRAEQTYPEESSLVLIISVCVTGVLLLLLVIGLVVCRTLRRAPPPDVAPVYENPNAPPPDVAPVYENPNEAQNYQMKHLDSSSPCVYVLAQPVSNARMTRASAGESDVYYSTVEMSE
- the siglec15l gene encoding sialic acid binding Ig-like lectin 15, like isoform X9 is translated as MKMKPLQTFLLLVTAAAAASRLPINMSVSEKVLAARGDDALLSCSFTHPRQSSYSGRINVTWLTIKASSPPFFTCSIHNSSDADVSKCSLPGYKYTLAGDPRQGVLTLLIRNLTLADERKYFCRVELEDGGDTRREIDLRVGEKPLILSLKEMNRTQNRRSLECVVEGNPLPTVTWFSKSKQQSQDPIGTEPSGMFQVTSWVSFHEDDRLTCQAENPLGRAEQTYPEESSLVLIISVCVTGVLLLLLVIGLVVCRTLRRAPPPDVAPVYENPNAPPPDVAPVYENPNEAQNYQMKHLDSSSPCVYVLAQPVSIDARMTRASAGESDVYYSTVEMSE
- the siglec15l gene encoding sialic acid binding Ig-like lectin 15, like isoform X8 produces the protein MKMKPLQTFLLLVTAAAAASRLPINMSVSEKVLAARGDDALLSCSFTHPRQSSYSGRINVTWLTIKASSPPFFTCSIHNSSDADVSKCSLPGYKYTLAGDPRQGVLTLLIRNLTLADERKYFCRVELEDGGDTRREIDLRVGEKPLILSLKEMNRTQNRRSLECVVEGNPLPTVTWFSKSKQQSQDPIGTEPSGMFQVTSWVSFHEDDRLTCQAENPLGRAEQTYPEESSLVLIISVCVTGVLLLLLVIGLVVCRTLRRAPPPDVAPVYENPNAPPPDVAPVYENPNEAQNYQMKHLDSSSPCVYVLAQPVSIDARMTRASAGESGETGVSDDVIAIHWASKSTQASP
- the si:dkey-11p23.7 gene encoding V-set and Ig domain-containing protein, whose translation is MKVLSVQSVLALIITTGLGSGDDGWSMNVQPEVRAMEGYPVVLPCTFSHPQHSQHSSLQVMWRLGHGQDATLLYRCTSRPGTSACEPGPQQDQRYRLEGNPREHDLSLRITSTSLQDNGRYYCRVEVQGRDHVSFEDKMGTRLRVEAPPKILALTVEGSQLSGYRALCRVQGSPLPDVQWLGPDDLLEGSPVVPVAQGSSAHYHTVSQLRDVDPGQQYTCSASNPLGKEQAMLYVLAPQAPHTTPGLSAALLLMVSLCLGSKLLLLIGMGVLMLQAGALKAAWCFRK